ATTAAAAGTGGAGACAAGAAGCTCACTTACATCATCTTCTGGGACATTGAGATGAACTCTCATAACCGTAGTTTGAACAATACCTATAGATAACCCCCACAGAATACGGGCTATGTGGCGGGGGTCTACTTCTATGAAATCCCCTTGGTCAATACCTTTTTGGATTACCCCCCTCAAAATCTTCAGGGCCATACCTGCCTTTCTGTTGATCTCATCCGACAATTCAGGGGGTATCTTATCCATAATGTCCTCATGGAGTAAATATGCAGAGGTTTTTATATAATTAATGTCCTCTTTATAGTACCGGTAATATGAGAGAGCTAACCTATCCAGCATCTCGGCAGGTTTCAAATCCAGATCGGCTGTTTCTCTATATTTATCCAGTAAGTTATCAAGCCCCTTTATAAAAATAGACATGAATAACTCTTCTTTCGTTTTAAAATAGAGATAGATGGTCCCCTTTGCCAGCTCTACCCTCTCTGATACATCATCCACAGTTGCCTTACCAAGCCCCTTTTCAGAAATGACCTCACATGCAGCATTTATTATATCCTGTCTTCTCTTCTGTTTTTCCTTCTCTTTTCTCTCTGCTATACCCATTTTGAAAACCTTCCTTGACTACCAGTTATCAAATGACTCTTGGTCATTACTAACCTATTCTATTAAATAACAGCTTTTTGTCAATCGGAAAATTTTCCGATTTTTATAATCGGAATACAGACGTCGAAAAAAGTTAAAGAATGATTGACTTTACGAATGTAAAAATATTAATAATAGGGAACAAAACCTGGAAGAAGGAGTGGGGCAGATGCCTTTTCTGAATATTAATAGTATAGATATATATTATTTTACCGGGAAAACCGGGATTGTTAAGGGCAGGAAAAATCTGCTGTTCATCCATGGCGCCGGGGGGAGTCATAAAATGTGGCTGAAGCAACTCCATCATTTTCAAGGCAACTATAACCCCATAGCTATTGAACTGCCAGGTCATGGTAAATCAATGGGAGATGGAGAAAAAGAGATTGGCAGCTACACAGAATGGATGAAAGAGATAATCGAGGCACTGTCCTTAGACAACTGTTTCCTGATAGGCCATTCCATGGGAGGAGCAATTACCATGGACTTTTCATTAAAATACCCTAAATATCTGAATGGTATACTTCTGGTGGGTACAGGGGCAAGGTTAAGGGTCAACCCCATGATCCTCGACAGCATCAGAAATGATTTCTATAATGCTGTAGAATTGATATGCAGATTCGGATTTTCCAAAGACGCACCGGCAAATCTCATAGAAGAAGGAAGGAAAGTGATGCTTAAATCCAGACCAGATGTTCTATATGGTGATTTTTTCGCATGCAACAACTTCGATATAATAGAAAGGATAGAGGAAATAAGCATCCCTGCACTGATATTATGCGGCAGCGAGGACAAAATGGCTCCCACAAAATACACCTATTATCTAAATGAAAGGATAAAGGTATCTCAGCTAAAAATCATAGAGGATGCCGGCCACATGGTTATGCTGGAAAAGCCCAGGGAATTTAATGAGGCAGTGGAAGGGTTCTTGAGATTCCCGAATATAGAAATGGCATAATTTATTACTTTAATTAGGGAATTTTTCATATGGCAGAATCTTATTAGTTCATCTTGAAAAATTCCCTTTTGACAGGCGGGACGCCTGTCCTACTGGTATTAATGTTTCACTTTTCAGGGTAGACTTATCAGTCAAGCATAGATTTGGCTATAATCATTCTCTGGATCTGATTTGTCCCTTCGATAATCTGGGTGGACTTGGCGTCTCTCATCATCCGCTCCACAGGATAGTCCTTCATATAACCATAACCACCGAGTATCTGTACTGCGTCGGTAGTAACCCTCATGGCTGTATCTGAAGCCATACACTTTGCCATAGCAGCATATGGAAGGATATCTCTTATACCACGATCTAACATAGAAGCAGTCTGATATATCAATGCCCTAGATGCCTCAACCTGTATTTTCATATCGGCAAGCATGAACTGGATAGCTTGATTTTTAGATATTGGTCTGCCAAACTGGACTCTCTCTTTAGAATAACGTGTTGCATAGTCCAATGCACCCTGTGCAATACCCAGTGCCTGAGACGCTATACCCAATCTGGTCTCCTTTATGGACTCGATAAGAATATTCCAGCCACTTCCTTCCTTACCAAGGAGGTTCTCTTTGGGCACCCTTGCATCCTCGAAAACCAGTTCCGAGGTTTGAGACCCGCGCATACCCAGTTTATCTTCTATCTTGCCTATACTAAACCCCGGAGTCTCCTTATCCACTACAAATCCTGATAGTCCTTTCGTTCCCTTCTCGCCACTTGTTCTAAAAAATGCCGTGTACATATCGGCAACTCCCCCGGCAGTAATAAAACACTTGGAGCCATTAACGATGTAATGGTCTCCGTCCAGGACAGCCCTTGTCCGCATAGAACCTACATCAGACCCTGCATTGGGCTCGGTAAGAACCCAGCTCATAATTACATTTCCCTTACCAAGGCGGCTAAAAAATCGCTCTTCCTGTTCTTCATTCACACTTACTAAAAGGGTAGTCAGGCACGACCCCTGTGTAGCGACCAGCATAGAGGATGAAGCACAAACCCTGGCGATCTCCTCTATAACCAGATAATATGTTGTATGATCTGTTTCTAATCCCCCGTATTTTTTAGGAAGTTTCAGCCTTAATAGATCGTATTCCTCAAAGAGGGCTACCACCTCCCTGGAAAATTCACCTGTTTTATCGATCCTGACTGCAATAGGCGTAAGTTTCTCTTCAGCAAGTTTCCTGACTGTTTTACGTATCATCTCCTGTTCTTCTGTAAGGTGAATCATTATATTCTTTCATACCTCCAATCTTTTAAATTTTCACTTGACCCCTTGAATCCTCGAATCCTTGAATCCTTTCAATCTGAAAATTTCAAATATCTTTGGTTACTTCTTTAATGTCCATCCAGTAACTTTAATATAAAACTGGCGACTTCCTCAGGGTGTGAACCGGGACCAAATACACCAGCCACCCCCAGCTCTTTTAGTGTAGAGGTATCTTTATCAGGGATTATGCCGCCAATTATAACCGGCACAACCATACCCTTCTCTTTCAATTTTGAAATCAAACCCTTTGATAAATAAAGGTGTGCCCCTGTTGAAGAGCTTATCCCAATAAGGTTCACATCCTCTTCTTCTGCAATCTTCACAACTTCGTCGAACTCCCTGAATCTGGGATAGTATATCACTTCTATCCCTGACTCCTTACACCTGTTTACAATAGTTCTCAAACCTATATCGTGGCCTTCAAAAACATGCCGTGTCAATAATGCTCTGACCTTTTCTTTTTTAGCTGTTTCCATTGAATTCCCCCTTCAGCAAGGATATGCATGCCCGTATACGTGAAAAAAAACCTCCATCATCTCTCCCAGAGTACATTTTGCCCTAGCAGCATCAATCAGTACCGGCATCAGATGACCCGCCTGGTCAACCGACACATACTCACGGGCCGCCGTCTCTACTTTTTTCAGCGCATTCTTTACCTCATTCTGATTCCGCGATTTTTTCCACTCTCTGACCCTTTGAGCAACCATCTTTTCTATAGCCTCTTGGTCTATAGTAAATTCAGGAACGTTCAATACTTCTTCCTGTCTGTACTTATTGACCCCCACAATGATTCTCTGCCCGGAATCCACTTCCTGTCTCCACATCCTGATTCTTTGGTCCAGAAGGTTCCACAGCCACCCTGTCTCCATGCATCGGGTGAACCCACCTCTTTCTTCGATTTCCCCTGTAATTTTCCATGCCTCTTTTTCCAGCCTGTCCGTC
The Thermodesulfobacteriota bacterium genome window above contains:
- a CDS encoding TetR/AcrR family transcriptional regulator; protein product: MGIAERKEKEKQKRRQDIINAACEVISEKGLGKATVDDVSERVELAKGTIYLYFKTKEELFMSIFIKGLDNLLDKYRETADLDLKPAEMLDRLALSYYRYYKEDINYIKTSAYLLHEDIMDKIPPELSDEINRKAGMALKILRGVIQKGIDQGDFIEVDPRHIARILWGLSIGIVQTTVMRVHLNVPEDDVSELLVSTFNLVKRGLLRNQSRI
- a CDS encoding alpha/beta hydrolase, encoding MPFLNINSIDIYYFTGKTGIVKGRKNLLFIHGAGGSHKMWLKQLHHFQGNYNPIAIELPGHGKSMGDGEKEIGSYTEWMKEIIEALSLDNCFLIGHSMGGAITMDFSLKYPKYLNGILLVGTGARLRVNPMILDSIRNDFYNAVELICRFGFSKDAPANLIEEGRKVMLKSRPDVLYGDFFACNNFDIIERIEEISIPALILCGSEDKMAPTKYTYYLNERIKVSQLKIIEDAGHMVMLEKPREFNEAVEGFLRFPNIEMA
- a CDS encoding acyl-CoA dehydrogenase family protein, producing the protein MIHLTEEQEMIRKTVRKLAEEKLTPIAVRIDKTGEFSREVVALFEEYDLLRLKLPKKYGGLETDHTTYYLVIEEIARVCASSSMLVATQGSCLTTLLVSVNEEQEERFFSRLGKGNVIMSWVLTEPNAGSDVGSMRTRAVLDGDHYIVNGSKCFITAGGVADMYTAFFRTSGEKGTKGLSGFVVDKETPGFSIGKIEDKLGMRGSQTSELVFEDARVPKENLLGKEGSGWNILIESIKETRLGIASQALGIAQGALDYATRYSKERVQFGRPISKNQAIQFMLADMKIQVEASRALIYQTASMLDRGIRDILPYAAMAKCMASDTAMRVTTDAVQILGGYGYMKDYPVERMMRDAKSTQIIEGTNQIQRMIIAKSMLD
- a CDS encoding cobalamin-dependent protein (Presence of a B(12) (cobalamin)-binding domain implies dependence on cobalamin itself, in one of its several forms, or in some unusual lineages, dependence on a cobalamin-like analog.), translating into METAKKEKVRALLTRHVFEGHDIGLRTIVNRCKESGIEVIYYPRFREFDEVVKIAEEEDVNLIGISSSTGAHLYLSKGLISKLKEKGMVVPVIIGGIIPDKDTSTLKELGVAGVFGPGSHPEEVASFILKLLDGH